In Xyrauchen texanus isolate HMW12.3.18 chromosome 23, RBS_HiC_50CHRs, whole genome shotgun sequence, a genomic segment contains:
- the LOC127663121 gene encoding transcription cofactor vestigial-like protein 1, which produces MEENESPVAGKTEEQSGSVLLTYFQGDISSMVDDHFSRALSNATKPKREYSKSKRNRKSSQTIGGYGSSPWEAHSHTGIQSMFPPERLQLGTSCEPQSNNHIPLNHSANSTILWSGDSSQGMSLALPSMGHPLAVSDGSVVAGHQYTHSLLNLLHNDRPDLGTVVVNPSKQDHISEWTKYPRFGNQMSSEVNLDSGVQVIEKKDFYWC; this is translated from the exons ATGGAGGAGAATGAGAGCCCTGTGGCTGGGAAGACTGAGGAGCAGTCAGGTAGTGTTCTTCTCACCTACTTTCAAGGAGACATCAGCAGCATGGTGGATGATCATTTCTCCCGTGCTCTGAGTAACGCAACTAAACCAAAAAGAGAATACTCCAAAAGCAAAAGGAACCGCAAATCATCTCAAACAA taggtGGGTATGGATCAAGTCCATGGGAAGCACATTCACACACAGGGATTCAGTCCATGTTTCCTCCAGAACGGCTCCAGCTAGGAACAAGCTGTGAACCTCAATCGAACAATCACATTCCTCTGAATCACTCTGCAAACAGCACCATCCTGTGGTCAGGGGATTCGAGCCAGGGTATGAGTCTTGCTCTGCCTTCCATGGGACACCCCTTGGCTGTATCTGATGGTTCAGTGGTGGCAGGACACCAGTATACTCATTCTCTGTTAAACCTGCTTCACAATGATCGCCCCGACCTGGGCACAGTGGTGGTCAACCCCTCCAAACAAGACCACATTTCTGAATGGACAAAGTATCCCAGATTTGGGAACCAGATGAGTTCTGAAGTCAACCTTGACTCTG GTGTACAGGTGATAGAGAAGAAGGATTTTTATTGGTGTTAA